Proteins found in one Microbacterium sp. LWS13-1.2 genomic segment:
- a CDS encoding dihydrofolate reductase family protein — protein MSERPYVTLSCAMSIDGYLDSAEPHRLAMSNAADLDRVDDVRALHDAIMVGASTVRRDNPRLLVRDAARRARRLASGRRESPAKVTVTASGDLAPDAAFFTTGEGPRIVYCPQDREAQLRRRLGDRATVVGIGDDCVVMAALLDDLAAHRGVRSLMVEGGGTVLTQFLGADLVDELHLVIAPFFVGEARAPRVVGPAAFPWTASRRARLADTCQIGDVVLLRYALSDRFGMLEGQGTEAGRVAAEIP, from the coding sequence ATGAGCGAGCGACCCTACGTGACCCTCAGTTGCGCGATGTCGATCGACGGCTACCTCGACAGCGCCGAGCCTCACCGGCTGGCGATGTCGAACGCGGCCGACCTGGACCGTGTCGACGACGTGCGTGCCCTCCATGACGCGATCATGGTGGGCGCGTCGACGGTGCGCCGAGACAACCCCCGTCTGCTGGTGCGGGATGCCGCCCGACGCGCGCGACGCCTGGCCTCGGGCCGGCGGGAGTCCCCGGCGAAGGTCACCGTGACGGCGAGTGGCGACCTCGCTCCGGACGCCGCGTTCTTCACGACGGGGGAGGGGCCGCGCATCGTCTACTGCCCGCAGGACCGGGAAGCGCAGCTGCGGCGCCGGCTGGGGGATCGTGCGACCGTCGTCGGGATCGGCGACGACTGCGTCGTGATGGCAGCGCTGCTCGATGATCTCGCCGCCCACAGGGGAGTGCGCAGCCTCATGGTGGAGGGCGGCGGCACCGTGCTGACCCAGTTCCTCGGCGCGGACCTCGTCGACGAGCTCCATCTCGTCATCGCCCCCTTCTTCGTCGGCGAGGCGCGCGCGCCGCGCGTCGTGGGGCCCGCGGCCTTTCCGTGGACCGCCTCGCGCCGCGCCCGGCTCGCAGACACGTGCCAGATCGGCGACGTCGTCCTGCTTCGCTACGCCCTCTCCGATCGGTTCGGCATGCTGGAGGGCCAGGGCACCGAAGCCGGACGGGTCGCCGCAGAGATTCCGTGA
- a CDS encoding GNAT family N-acetyltransferase, producing MTFIVRVPELSEAAEIADLHVETWRETYTHLLPEEFFDEDYVQGRHRLWRRLLENPREEWRIRVAERDGQIIGLATSGPSTATEGQDAPRERQLYMLYVLAAEHGGGVGQALLDEVVGDEPAVLWVAKANPRAIAFYRRNGFAFDGVEEAYPGVPTLVDARMVR from the coding sequence ATGACGTTCATCGTGCGCGTTCCTGAGCTGAGCGAGGCAGCGGAGATCGCCGATCTCCACGTGGAGACGTGGCGCGAGACCTACACGCACCTCCTGCCCGAGGAGTTCTTCGACGAGGACTACGTGCAGGGTCGTCACCGGTTGTGGCGTCGGCTTCTCGAGAATCCGCGCGAGGAATGGCGCATCCGCGTCGCCGAGCGGGACGGGCAGATCATCGGCCTGGCGACATCCGGCCCGAGCACGGCGACCGAGGGGCAGGATGCGCCGCGCGAACGCCAGCTCTACATGCTCTACGTGCTCGCGGCGGAGCACGGCGGGGGAGTCGGGCAGGCGCTGCTCGACGAGGTCGTCGGCGACGAGCCGGCGGTGCTGTGGGTGGCGAAGGCGAACCCCAGGGCGATCGCGTTCTACCGCCGCAACGGCTTCGCGTTCGACGGCGTCGAGGAGGCCTATCCCGGCGTTCCCACTCTCGTCGACGCGCGCATGGTGCGCTGA
- a CDS encoding MaoC family dehydratase N-terminal domain-containing protein — protein sequence MPVNPELVGRDFPPTIPYLVGREKVREFSRAVFADDPQHSDPAAAQALGYADVVAPPTFAIVVTDATLQQLLGEPDSGIVLKNVLHAEQKFRYSRPIVAGDELTAKLSVTGIRAMGAAAMVTSESEITDAAGDHVVTATSILLVGEGDE from the coding sequence GTGCCAGTGAACCCCGAGCTCGTCGGCCGCGACTTCCCGCCGACGATCCCCTACCTCGTGGGTCGAGAGAAGGTGCGCGAGTTCTCGCGCGCCGTCTTCGCCGACGACCCGCAGCACAGCGACCCCGCCGCCGCGCAGGCACTCGGCTATGCCGACGTCGTCGCGCCGCCGACTTTCGCGATCGTGGTGACCGACGCCACGCTCCAGCAGCTGCTGGGCGAGCCCGACTCGGGCATCGTCCTGAAGAACGTGCTGCACGCCGAGCAGAAGTTCCGTTACTCGCGGCCCATCGTCGCGGGCGACGAGCTCACCGCGAAGCTGTCGGTCACCGGCATCCGCGCGATGGGCGCGGCAGCCATGGTGACGAGCGAGTCCGAGATCACGGATGCCGCAGGCGACCACGTCGTGACGGCGACGTCCATCCTGCTCGTGGGGGAGGGTGACGAGTGA
- a CDS encoding CDP-alcohol phosphatidyltransferase, protein MSTSPGGPRPRAWRGRVGIVASVALLVVLPLVPGVLATGSALALVRIPVESIVILLVLAVTPWRIPRVALATAFGLFVCLAMVLAGIDLGYEAALGTHFVPLDWPQLGDAYGVVAAAIGGVPAAALVAAAAAVIAAATAALAWAALRVDAVLRRHAERGRAAIAAVTAVWVAIAAMASPLGLADPPAAAASGGAIGSAVSRTVAALETRATVARAIAGDPFADVDEDGLLTALRGKNVVFAFIESYGRVALEDDEISDGVGGVLRRGEEVLTAEGYSAESAWLTSPTYGGASWLAHATLQTGVWIDSQTVYSEVVRSDRLTLSAAFAAAGWRTVSEVPSNTQDWPVGWEFYRFGTLLDATNVGYRGPSFGYARIPDQYTWKHFADHQLVDQQRPVMAEIDLVSSHTPWAPLPELLPWSEIGDGSVYDGQPERSRPAGAVWEDRQTVQRFYGLSIEYALGAMFSFLENVDDPDLVVVALGDHQPAAIVSGEDADRDVPITIIAKDPGVLAAVAGWGWEPGLRPGAGSPIWRMDEFRDRFFTAFGTPP, encoded by the coding sequence GTGAGCACCTCGCCGGGCGGCCCACGGCCCCGGGCATGGCGGGGTCGCGTCGGGATCGTCGCATCCGTCGCCCTGCTCGTCGTCCTGCCGCTCGTGCCCGGCGTCCTCGCGACGGGGTCGGCGCTGGCTCTCGTGCGGATCCCGGTCGAGTCGATCGTGATCCTGCTCGTCCTGGCGGTGACGCCGTGGCGCATACCGCGCGTCGCGCTCGCGACGGCGTTCGGGCTGTTCGTCTGCCTGGCGATGGTGCTCGCAGGCATCGACCTCGGCTATGAGGCGGCGCTCGGCACGCACTTCGTGCCGCTGGACTGGCCGCAGCTCGGCGACGCCTACGGCGTCGTCGCAGCGGCGATCGGCGGCGTTCCGGCAGCCGCGCTCGTCGCCGCGGCAGCGGCCGTGATCGCCGCCGCGACAGCGGCGCTGGCGTGGGCCGCGCTGCGCGTGGACGCTGTGCTCCGCCGTCACGCCGAACGCGGGCGCGCGGCCATCGCGGCGGTGACCGCCGTCTGGGTCGCCATCGCCGCGATGGCATCGCCGCTGGGACTCGCCGATCCGCCCGCGGCGGCGGCATCCGGCGGCGCCATCGGCTCAGCCGTCTCGCGCACCGTCGCCGCGCTCGAGACGAGAGCGACCGTCGCCCGGGCGATCGCCGGCGATCCCTTCGCCGACGTGGACGAGGACGGACTCCTCACCGCGCTGCGCGGCAAGAACGTCGTCTTCGCCTTCATCGAGAGCTACGGCCGGGTCGCGCTGGAGGACGATGAGATCTCGGACGGCGTCGGTGGGGTGCTCCGCCGCGGCGAGGAGGTCCTGACGGCGGAGGGGTACTCCGCCGAGAGCGCGTGGCTCACCTCGCCCACCTACGGCGGAGCGAGCTGGCTCGCGCATGCGACGCTGCAGACCGGTGTGTGGATCGACTCGCAGACGGTCTACAGCGAAGTGGTGCGCAGCGACCGGCTGACGCTGAGCGCGGCGTTCGCCGCGGCCGGCTGGCGGACGGTCAGCGAAGTGCCGTCCAACACCCAGGACTGGCCGGTCGGGTGGGAGTTCTACCGCTTCGGCACACTGCTGGACGCCACGAATGTCGGCTACCGCGGGCCGTCCTTCGGCTATGCGCGGATTCCCGACCAGTACACGTGGAAGCACTTCGCTGATCACCAGCTCGTGGATCAGCAGCGGCCGGTGATGGCCGAGATCGACCTCGTGTCGTCGCACACCCCGTGGGCGCCCCTTCCCGAGCTCCTGCCGTGGTCAGAGATCGGCGACGGATCGGTCTACGACGGGCAGCCCGAGCGCAGCCGCCCCGCCGGCGCCGTCTGGGAGGACCGGCAGACCGTCCAGCGCTTCTACGGACTGTCGATCGAGTACGCGCTCGGCGCGATGTTCTCTTTCCTCGAGAACGTCGACGACCCGGATCTCGTCGTGGTCGCACTCGGCGACCACCAGCCCGCTGCGATCGTGAGCGGAGAGGATGCCGACCGCGACGTGCCGATCACCATCATCGCGAAGGATCCGGGCGTCTTGGCGGCTGTCGCCGGGTGGGGCTGGGAGCCGGGTCTGCGACCCGGTGCGGGGTCGCCGATCTGGCGGATGGATGAGTTCCGCGACCGGTTCTTCACCGCGTTCGGGACTCCGCCCTGA
- a CDS encoding sulfite exporter TauE/SafE family protein, whose product MTAAETPRPAHDTRFYLACVGIGLLAGLLSGLFGVGGGTVIVPFLVLLLGFDQRLAAGTSLAAIVPTAAVGVISYAVHGSVAWIPALLLAGGAVVGAQIGTWLLPRLSLTVLRWSFVGFLVAVIVSLFVVIPSRDAELVLTWFSGAALVVLGVVTGILSGLIGVGGGIIVVPALMVLFGTSDLVAKGTSLLMMIPTAVSGTFGNVRRRNVDLVAAAVVGVSACTTTALGAWAATVIDPFVGNMLFAAYLVVIAVQMALRAWRGRPRPAGPAEPAR is encoded by the coding sequence ATGACCGCGGCAGAGACGCCCCGACCCGCTCACGACACCCGGTTTTACCTCGCCTGCGTAGGCATCGGCCTGCTCGCAGGACTGTTGTCGGGCCTGTTCGGCGTGGGCGGCGGCACGGTCATCGTCCCCTTCCTCGTCCTGCTGCTCGGCTTCGATCAGCGCCTCGCAGCCGGCACGTCCCTGGCCGCGATCGTGCCGACGGCGGCCGTGGGCGTGATCTCGTACGCGGTGCACGGCTCTGTCGCGTGGATCCCCGCGCTGCTGCTCGCGGGCGGTGCCGTCGTCGGCGCCCAGATCGGCACGTGGCTGCTGCCACGGCTCTCGCTCACCGTGCTTCGCTGGTCGTTCGTCGGCTTCCTGGTGGCGGTGATCGTGAGCCTGTTCGTCGTGATCCCCTCCCGGGATGCCGAGCTCGTCCTCACCTGGTTCAGCGGAGCGGCGCTGGTGGTGCTGGGCGTGGTCACCGGCATCCTGTCGGGACTCATCGGCGTGGGCGGCGGCATCATCGTCGTCCCGGCGCTGATGGTGCTTTTCGGCACGAGCGATCTCGTCGCCAAGGGCACCTCGCTGCTCATGATGATCCCGACGGCCGTCTCGGGCACCTTCGGCAACGTCCGCCGGCGCAACGTCGACCTCGTCGCGGCCGCGGTCGTGGGCGTCTCAGCGTGCACCACGACGGCGCTCGGCGCGTGGGCAGCGACCGTCATCGACCCGTTCGTCGGCAACATGCTGTTCGCCGCGTACCTCGTGGTCATCGCGGTGCAGATGGCGCTGCGTGCGTGGCGCGGACGCCCTCGCCCGGCCGGCCCGGCGGAACCCGCTCGGTAG
- a CDS encoding heavy metal translocating P-type ATPase gives MGHGAHGAHGAHGGHAGHGADHVARFRRLFWINLALAVPVVAFSGMFAMVLGYALPDAPLVRWISPVLGTVMYFWGGWPFLTGAVSELRARRPGMMLLIGLAITVAFFASWGASLGLLHHELEFWWELALLIVIMLLGHWIEMRSLAQTTSALDSLAALLPDEAERVEGDRIVTVAPAELRVGDVVVVRPGGSVPADGRIVDGRADMDESMVTGESRAVARATGDQVTAGTVATDSGLRVEVTATGDDTTLAGIQRLVAEAQNSTSRAQRLADRAAGWLFWFALGAAALTAVVWSALGMPDEAVVRTITVLVIACPHALGLAIPLVVSIATERAARGGVLVKDRLALECMRTIGAVLFDKTGTLTKGEPTVVDVATVANIDADAVLALAASAEADSEHPLAKAIVRAAQARGLALAAATGFQSSPAVGVTATVDGRRVRVGGPRLLEEVGASAVAAAAQWREQGSIVLHVVRDGEVVGGLALADEIRPESREAVDALQKLGVEVVMITGDAEPVARSVAEALGIRRVFAGVRPEDKERKVAELQDEGLKVAMVGDGVNDAPALARADVGIAIGAGTDVAIASAGVILASSDPRSVVSVIELSRASYRKMTQNLWWAAGYNLMSVPLAAGVLAPIGFVLPMSVGAILMSLSTVVVALNAQLLRRLDLSPERSARAVLER, from the coding sequence ATGGGCCACGGCGCGCACGGCGCGCACGGCGCGCACGGCGGCCACGCGGGCCACGGTGCGGATCACGTCGCGCGCTTCCGCCGGCTGTTCTGGATCAACCTCGCGCTCGCCGTCCCGGTGGTCGCGTTCTCGGGCATGTTCGCGATGGTGCTCGGCTACGCGCTGCCCGACGCGCCTCTCGTGCGCTGGATCTCGCCCGTGCTCGGGACCGTCATGTACTTCTGGGGCGGCTGGCCGTTCCTCACCGGCGCCGTCTCAGAGCTGCGTGCCCGCCGTCCCGGCATGATGCTGCTCATCGGCCTCGCCATCACGGTCGCCTTCTTCGCCTCGTGGGGCGCGAGCCTGGGCCTGCTCCACCACGAGCTCGAGTTCTGGTGGGAGCTCGCTCTCCTCATCGTGATCATGCTGCTGGGCCATTGGATCGAGATGCGCTCGCTTGCGCAGACGACGTCGGCGCTCGACTCTCTCGCAGCGCTCCTGCCCGACGAGGCCGAGCGCGTCGAGGGCGACCGCATCGTGACGGTGGCCCCTGCCGAGCTGCGCGTCGGCGATGTCGTCGTCGTGCGCCCCGGCGGCAGCGTGCCGGCCGACGGACGCATCGTCGACGGCCGTGCCGACATGGACGAGTCCATGGTCACCGGCGAGTCCCGGGCCGTCGCGCGCGCCACGGGCGACCAGGTCACCGCCGGCACCGTCGCCACCGACTCCGGACTCCGGGTCGAGGTCACGGCGACGGGCGACGACACCACGCTCGCCGGCATCCAGCGGCTCGTCGCCGAAGCGCAGAACTCGACTTCGCGGGCGCAGCGCCTCGCCGATCGCGCAGCCGGCTGGCTGTTCTGGTTCGCCCTCGGCGCGGCCGCCCTCACCGCCGTCGTGTGGAGCGCGCTGGGGATGCCGGATGAAGCGGTCGTACGCACCATCACGGTTCTCGTGATCGCCTGCCCGCACGCGCTGGGGCTCGCGATTCCGCTGGTGGTCTCGATCGCGACCGAGCGCGCGGCCCGGGGCGGCGTGCTCGTGAAGGACCGGCTCGCGCTCGAGTGCATGCGCACCATCGGCGCGGTCCTCTTCGACAAGACCGGCACCCTCACCAAGGGCGAGCCGACCGTCGTGGATGTCGCGACCGTCGCGAACATCGACGCCGACGCCGTGCTGGCACTGGCCGCGTCGGCCGAGGCCGACAGCGAGCACCCGCTGGCGAAGGCGATCGTCCGAGCCGCGCAGGCGCGTGGGCTGGCGCTCGCCGCAGCCACGGGGTTCCAGTCGTCGCCGGCGGTGGGCGTGACCGCGACCGTCGACGGCCGCCGTGTGCGCGTAGGCGGTCCGCGCCTGCTCGAAGAAGTCGGCGCGAGCGCTGTCGCGGCCGCTGCCCAGTGGCGCGAGCAGGGCTCGATCGTCCTCCATGTGGTGCGCGACGGCGAGGTGGTCGGCGGGCTCGCGCTCGCCGACGAGATCCGGCCAGAGTCGCGTGAGGCCGTCGATGCCCTGCAGAAGCTCGGCGTCGAGGTCGTCATGATCACCGGGGATGCCGAGCCCGTCGCCCGCTCGGTCGCCGAAGCCCTCGGCATCCGTCGTGTGTTCGCCGGTGTCCGCCCCGAAGACAAGGAGCGGAAGGTCGCGGAGCTGCAGGACGAGGGGCTCAAGGTCGCGATGGTGGGCGACGGCGTGAACGACGCCCCTGCGCTGGCGCGAGCCGACGTCGGCATCGCGATCGGCGCCGGCACCGACGTCGCGATCGCATCGGCAGGGGTCATCCTCGCGTCGAGCGACCCGCGTTCGGTGGTGTCGGTCATCGAGCTGTCCCGCGCGAGCTACCGCAAGATGACGCAGAACCTGTGGTGGGCCGCCGGGTACAACCTCATGTCGGTGCCGCTCGCGGCGGGTGTGCTCGCCCCCATCGGGTTCGTGCTGCCGATGTCGGTCGGTGCCATCCTGATGTCGCTGTCGACCGTCGTCGTGGCCCTGAACGCCCAGCTTCTGCGGCGGCTCGACCTCAGCCCCGAGCGCAGCGCCCGCGCCGTGCTCGAGCGCTGA
- a CDS encoding DUF2510 domain-containing protein, which yields MTTTPPGWYDDGHDALRWWDGQQWTEHVAQPDAESSPAPTEAEIVADQLGFGQEGAPAQADPLAQPGGPGQPEGAAQPAPQYAPGDPGNPHGAYPGAPAGGAFAAATEPRKRSKLWIVWVVLGVVLLGIVIAAAVLIPLLMLSATAGSTGDTDDERAAVSAVELYDDAWQDGDCDAFTAVTTENFRAEYGFTDCPTFEADAEGFDASFDDYEVRVTDVETQADEIAVTTQETYTAVIDENGDPIDPAPGSTVYHYTLVATDGTWLIDDLYYDE from the coding sequence ATGACGACGACTCCTCCCGGCTGGTACGACGACGGTCACGACGCACTGCGCTGGTGGGACGGGCAGCAGTGGACGGAGCATGTCGCCCAGCCCGACGCCGAGTCGTCGCCCGCCCCGACAGAGGCCGAGATCGTCGCCGACCAGCTCGGGTTCGGGCAGGAGGGCGCACCGGCCCAGGCCGACCCCCTCGCACAGCCCGGCGGACCTGGGCAGCCAGAGGGCGCGGCGCAGCCCGCACCGCAGTACGCGCCCGGCGACCCGGGGAACCCGCACGGCGCGTACCCCGGCGCTCCCGCGGGCGGTGCCTTCGCCGCCGCCACCGAGCCGCGCAAGCGCTCGAAGCTGTGGATCGTGTGGGTCGTGCTCGGTGTGGTGCTGCTCGGCATCGTGATCGCCGCGGCCGTGCTGATACCCCTGCTCATGCTGTCGGCGACCGCGGGAAGCACCGGCGACACCGACGACGAACGTGCAGCGGTCTCCGCGGTCGAGCTCTACGACGACGCCTGGCAGGACGGCGATTGCGACGCGTTCACGGCCGTGACCACCGAGAACTTCCGCGCCGAGTACGGATTCACCGACTGCCCCACCTTCGAAGCGGATGCCGAGGGCTTCGACGCGAGCTTCGACGACTACGAGGTGCGGGTCACCGACGTCGAGACCCAGGCCGACGAGATCGCGGTGACGACTCAAGAGACGTACACCGCGGTCATCGATGAGAACGGCGACCCGATCGACCCGGCACCCGGCTCGACGGTGTACCACTACACGCTCGTCGCGACCGATGGCACGTGGCTCATCGACGACCTGTACTACGACGAATGA
- a CDS encoding MaoC/PaaZ C-terminal domain-containing protein: protein MTDLAVGDVVAERTVHLTRESLVRYAGASGDFNPIHYRDDVAAAVGLPGVLAHGMLTMGLAVGTIESWIGDTGRILEYGVRFTKPVVVDSETGADVTVVAKVGAVDEESARIDLTVSFNETTVLVKAQVRVRTV from the coding sequence CTGACAGACCTCGCCGTCGGGGACGTCGTCGCCGAGCGGACCGTGCACCTCACCCGGGAGTCCCTCGTGCGCTACGCCGGGGCATCCGGCGACTTCAACCCGATCCACTACCGCGACGACGTCGCTGCCGCGGTGGGTCTTCCCGGCGTCCTCGCGCACGGCATGCTCACCATGGGCCTCGCCGTCGGCACGATCGAGTCATGGATCGGCGACACCGGCCGCATCCTCGAGTACGGCGTGCGGTTCACCAAGCCCGTCGTGGTCGATTCCGAGACCGGCGCCGACGTGACCGTCGTCGCCAAGGTCGGCGCCGTCGACGAGGAATCGGCCCGCATCGACCTCACGGTCTCGTTCAACGAGACGACCGTGCTGGTCAAGGCGCAGGTGCGCGTCCGGACCGTCTGA
- a CDS encoding UDP-N-acetylmuramate dehydrogenase, whose product MPEVTPIPLSRLTTLRTGGEPARMIDAPTTDELVAVLRDVWASGDDWLVLGGGSNLFVGDEPFDGTVVRVLTQGIERMPSPLPGRARLRVQAGHDWDALVAYAVEGGLGGVEAMSGIPGTVGAAPVQNIGAYGQEIVQTLTEVELLDESTGEVSTVPAAELGLGFRTSVLKHHYGSAPARRAVILTVTLDLPEVGPGARRIAGDQLRTALRLGPDDEVTLAWVRERILETRRSKGMVLDADDPDTYSAGSFFQNAVVSASFARTLPDACPRWPVHPDLDPVLVIPLANFDGYVPPTSTVRSDVKVSAGWLIEHAGVRKGFKLPRSRAGLSTKHALALTNRGSATAAELAELARFIQGRVQSEFGLVLQPEPVLLNVEL is encoded by the coding sequence ATGCCCGAGGTCACCCCCATTCCGCTGTCGCGGCTCACGACCCTCCGCACCGGCGGCGAACCCGCGCGCATGATCGACGCACCGACGACCGACGAGCTGGTCGCGGTGCTGCGCGACGTCTGGGCCTCCGGCGATGACTGGCTCGTGCTGGGCGGCGGCTCGAACCTGTTCGTCGGCGACGAGCCGTTCGACGGCACCGTGGTGCGCGTGCTCACCCAGGGCATCGAACGGATGCCGTCGCCGCTGCCCGGACGCGCGCGCCTGCGGGTGCAGGCCGGCCACGATTGGGACGCCCTCGTCGCGTACGCCGTCGAGGGGGGCCTCGGCGGCGTCGAGGCGATGTCGGGGATCCCCGGCACCGTCGGCGCCGCGCCCGTGCAGAACATCGGCGCCTACGGCCAGGAGATCGTGCAGACGCTCACCGAGGTCGAGCTCCTCGACGAGTCCACGGGCGAGGTGTCGACGGTGCCCGCCGCCGAGCTCGGCCTCGGCTTCCGCACGTCGGTGCTCAAGCACCACTACGGCTCGGCGCCCGCCCGTCGCGCGGTGATCCTCACGGTGACCCTCGACCTTCCCGAGGTCGGCCCGGGCGCCCGCCGCATCGCCGGCGACCAGCTGCGCACGGCCCTGCGGCTCGGTCCCGACGACGAGGTGACGCTCGCCTGGGTGCGCGAGCGCATCCTCGAGACCCGCCGCAGCAAGGGCATGGTGCTCGACGCCGACGATCCCGACACCTACAGCGCAGGCTCGTTCTTCCAGAACGCGGTGGTCTCGGCATCCTTCGCGCGCACGCTTCCCGACGCGTGCCCCCGCTGGCCGGTGCATCCCGACCTCGACCCGGTGCTCGTCATCCCGCTCGCGAACTTCGACGGCTACGTGCCGCCGACGTCGACCGTCCGATCCGATGTCAAGGTGAGCGCCGGATGGCTGATCGAGCACGCCGGCGTGCGCAAGGGATTCAAGCTGCCACGCTCGCGCGCCGGCCTCTCGACCAAGCACGCGCTGGCCCTCACCAACCGCGGCAGCGCCACCGCCGCCGAGCTCGCCGAGCTCGCCCGCTTCATCCAGGGCCGCGTGCAGTCCGAGTTCGGCCTGGTGCTCCAGCCCGAGCCCGTGCTCCTGAACGTCGAGCTCTAG
- a CDS encoding alpha/beta fold hydrolase has protein sequence MDIILVAGLWMGGWAWYEVAPALERAGHRPVALTLPGMESADADRSAITLDGHVAAVVAAIDAAPGEKVVLVGHSAGAGIVYAAADARPGRVARLILIGGFPTPDGAPLLSGYEPVGADLPLPDWSDFDEADLRDLGEGGMTAFRAYAVPSPAGVVTGIQHLHDDRRRSIPVTAVATEYSVADLRSWIGEGAASVQEFTTLEDVTFIDLPTGHWPQLTRPQQLSRIILAQPPLGDGTIEPELETISPRAFHSSEGVEDWRVLYWGAHAFFRADSLAQGARLVAAIVPIAEALDHYPDVDLRPEGVFVKTFSRRDGALSSADAELAAAVSRAARELGLEPDPSALTVVGIAVAQGPDAHVRPFWSAALGYDPLGAEDAVDPLRRNPHVWFHPLEPAKSGRGRTHIDISVPRDQVNARVAAALAAGGRLADDSHAPEWWTLTSPDNHGVDIAAWTDDSDFAG, from the coding sequence GTGGACATCATCCTGGTCGCGGGTCTGTGGATGGGCGGATGGGCGTGGTACGAAGTCGCGCCCGCCCTCGAGCGCGCCGGTCACCGGCCGGTCGCTCTCACTCTGCCGGGCATGGAATCGGCGGACGCCGATCGCTCGGCGATCACCTTGGACGGCCACGTCGCGGCCGTCGTGGCCGCGATCGACGCGGCGCCGGGCGAGAAGGTGGTGCTGGTGGGTCACTCGGCCGGCGCCGGCATCGTCTACGCGGCCGCGGATGCACGCCCGGGCCGCGTCGCACGCCTGATCCTCATCGGCGGATTCCCGACGCCCGACGGCGCCCCGCTCCTCTCCGGCTACGAACCGGTGGGTGCCGATCTCCCCCTTCCCGACTGGAGCGACTTCGACGAGGCCGACCTCCGCGACCTCGGCGAGGGCGGCATGACGGCGTTCCGCGCCTACGCAGTTCCCTCGCCGGCGGGCGTGGTCACCGGCATCCAGCATCTCCACGACGACCGCCGGCGCAGCATCCCCGTCACGGCGGTCGCCACCGAGTACTCCGTCGCCGACCTGCGCTCCTGGATCGGCGAGGGTGCGGCGTCCGTGCAGGAGTTCACGACGCTCGAGGACGTCACCTTCATCGACCTGCCGACGGGCCACTGGCCCCAGCTCACGCGCCCGCAGCAGCTCTCACGCATCATCCTCGCGCAGCCGCCGCTCGGCGACGGCACCATCGAGCCCGAGCTCGAGACGATCAGCCCGCGCGCCTTCCACTCCTCGGAAGGGGTCGAGGACTGGCGCGTCCTGTACTGGGGTGCGCACGCGTTCTTCCGGGCCGACTCGCTCGCTCAGGGCGCCCGTCTGGTCGCCGCGATCGTCCCGATCGCCGAGGCCCTCGATCATTACCCCGACGTCGACCTGCGTCCCGAAGGGGTGTTCGTCAAGACGTTCAGTCGCCGTGACGGCGCGTTGAGCAGCGCAGATGCCGAGCTCGCGGCCGCGGTCTCGCGCGCCGCCCGCGAACTCGGTCTCGAGCCCGACCCGTCCGCGCTCACCGTCGTCGGCATCGCCGTCGCACAGGGCCCCGATGCCCACGTGCGGCCGTTCTGGAGCGCCGCGCTCGGCTACGATCCGCTCGGCGCCGAGGATGCCGTCGACCCGCTGCGCCGGAATCCGCATGTGTGGTTCCATCCCCTCGAGCCGGCGAAGTCCGGCCGGGGCCGCACGCACATCGACATCTCGGTGCCGCGCGACCAGGTGAATGCCCGCGTCGCCGCGGCCCTCGCCGCCGGAGGCCGCCTGGCCGACGACTCCCACGCTCCCGAGTGGTGGACGCTGACCTCTCCCGACAACCACGGCGTCGACATCGCCGCATGGACCGACGACTCCGACTTCGCCGGCTGA